In the Tautonia rosea genome, one interval contains:
- a CDS encoding DUF7660 family protein gives MNLPESAQSRADLVEHIRSLLDDLDANEADWENSALGDFLEALAAWLTDCGKAAPNGEGAFDPDRPSWQLFASALSAARVYE, from the coding sequence ATGAATCTCCCGGAATCGGCCCAGTCACGAGCGGACCTGGTCGAGCACATTCGAAGCCTGCTCGATGACCTCGACGCCAACGAGGCCGATTGGGAAAACTCGGCCCTCGGTGACTTCCTCGAAGCCCTGGCCGCCTGGCTGACCGATTGCGGCAAGGCCGCGCCCAACGGCGAGGGGGCGTTCGACCCGGATCGGCCCTCGTGGCAACTGTTCGCCAGTGCCCTGTCGGCGGCTCGCGTCTATGAGTAA
- a CDS encoding PEP-CTERM sorting domain-containing protein: MSHRLLGLLAMLGVVIAATGRPATASPTQPMTFRLTNTTASPVSEMYFELVPRDTIIPPVIGTDETGAVIEGSPMTALSSSTGIDVSTSYVLLTSDPSDEDMERMFLLFGYEPETDPSAAVPFRPLVDADGNRIGQLEPGGMFDFELNLAQDAVGWLLKSAVDGLSLSVLDLPSPEPEPEPTEPGGPDLGVGGTPIPEPSAVILWTAFGLGAFGFARRRRLVAAAKV; this comes from the coding sequence ATGTCTCACCGCCTGCTCGGATTGCTGGCCATGCTCGGCGTGGTGATCGCCGCCACCGGTCGGCCCGCGACGGCGTCGCCGACTCAGCCCATGACCTTCCGACTGACGAACACCACGGCCTCACCAGTCTCGGAGATGTACTTCGAGCTGGTGCCTCGCGACACGATCATCCCGCCGGTCATCGGAACCGACGAGACCGGCGCAGTCATCGAGGGCAGCCCCATGACGGCGCTGTCCAGTTCGACCGGCATCGATGTCTCGACGTCTTATGTCCTCCTCACGAGCGACCCGAGCGACGAGGACATGGAGCGCATGTTCCTGCTTTTCGGCTACGAGCCGGAGACCGACCCCTCGGCCGCCGTGCCGTTCCGCCCTCTGGTCGACGCCGACGGCAACCGGATCGGCCAGCTTGAGCCGGGAGGCATGTTCGACTTCGAGCTGAACCTGGCGCAGGACGCGGTGGGCTGGCTCTTGAAATCGGCCGTCGATGGCCTGAGCCTCTCGGTCCTCGATCTCCCCTCTCCCGAGCCTGAGCCCGAGCCGACCGAACCCGGCGGCCCTGATCTGGGCGTTGGCGGCACGCCGATTCCCGAGCCCTCGGCCGTGATCCTCTGGACCGCCTTCGGGCTGGGGGCCTTCGGCTTCGCCCGACGCCGCCGACTGGTCGCGGCAGCGAAGGTCTAA